In Pyrus communis chromosome 8, drPyrComm1.1, whole genome shotgun sequence, one genomic interval encodes:
- the LOC137743079 gene encoding uncharacterized protein — protein MKDFQEKNKHLKEDHEEEEEEENQEIVDHDDVHSQEIEEQVPASDDVDHKGKQVVLDSDVVHHRSGDRVCEQCGKIFQNGKALGGHRKVHFNQSLLPKKNKALFKPKKKHVASNEGGSSSEVSCYVCKKDFPSIKSLHGHMRLHRERDWKGVRPPGAVPPPSEESKSSSYENDSSDDDGDGDSSFSDHTIETDNDAAKFLVNWKKIEQRRRIANQRDPNCEDKVGEFGGKKLIEESTVGYKGNPSSKNIKFDGRSSKKITMERSKSFGGTKPKKYIGLLDQTLNQISSKPQEFRFRRSDAAMSDVNETGFSSKYAADQVSESASEKAIEESPRGYKGNTPLKIKLKLDGRSNKTLEKSRNSGSVSFVSNKLRVGGKEKVSVEEDDDDENADEISWRVKSKKVMMKAVSKTGKKPIKDTALLDQARYQIPRRTQEFGATYAERGNYNGSSATSNQVLERAEEAEAVEQETKQFVCNICPCKFSTGQALGGHKRGHNYRMPVENAPGTAEIAPVDEKDGEINIVPEKLDLDLNQLPYESNDE, from the coding sequence ATGAAAGACTTCCAAGAGAAAAACAAGCACCTAAAAGAAGatcatgaagaagaagaagaagaagaaaatcaagaaatcGTGGATCATGATGATGTGCATTCACAAGAGATTGAAGAACAAGTTCCGGCAAGTGACGATGTTGATCATAAGGGTAAACAAGTAGTGCTAGACAGTGACGTTGTTCATCATCGAAGCGGAGATCGGGTTTGTGAGCAATGTGGGAAGATATTTCAAAATGGAAAAGCTTTAGGAGGTCACAGAAAAGTTCACTTTAATCAATCTCTTCTTCCCAAGAAGAACAAAGCATTGTTTAAGCCGAAGAAGAAACATGTTGCTTCCAATGAAGGCGGCAGCAGCAGTGAAGTCTCGTGCTATGTTTGTAAAAAGGATTTTCCATCAATCAAATCCTTGCACGGACACATGAGACTCCACCGCGAAAGAGATTGGAAAGGTGTGAGACCTCCAGGGGCTGTTCCGCCTCCTTCGGAAGAGAGCAAATCTTCTTCGTACGAAAATGACTCcagtgatgatgatggtgatggtgatagTAGTTTTTCCGATCACACCATAGAGACAGACAACGATGCAGCAAAATTTTTAGTAAACTGGAAGAAGATCGAACAAAGACGCAGGATTGCTAACCAAAGAGATCCTAATTGTGAAGACAAAGTTGGTGAATTCGGAGGGAAAAAGCTAATAGAAGAGTCAACAGTTGGATACAAAGGTAACCCTTCATCCAAGAACATCAAATTTGATGGTAGAAGTAGTAAGAAAATTACCATGGAGAGAAGTAAAAGTTTTGGAggtacaaaacccaaaaaatataTTGGCTTGCTTGATCAAACCCTCAACCAGATTTCAAGCAAGCCTCAAGAGTTTAGATTCAGAAGATCAGATGCAGCGATGAGTGACGTGAATGAAACGGGGTTCAGTAGTAAGTATGCAGCTGACCAAGTTAGTGAATCTGCATCAGAGAAGGCAATAGAAGAGTCACCTCGTGGATACAAAGGCAATACTCCATTGAAGATCAAGTTGAAACTTGATGGTAGAAGTAATAAAACTTTGGAGAAAAGTAGAAATTCTGGGAGTGTGTCTTTTGTGTCGAATAAGTTAAGAGTTGGAGGTAAAGAAAAGGTTTCTGTggaagaagatgacgatgatgaGAATGCTGATGAGATTAGCTGGAGGGTGAAGTCGAAGAAGGTGATGATGAAGGCAGTTTCGAAAACAGGTAAAAAGCCCATCAAAGACACGGCTTTACTCGACCAAGCCCGCTACCAGATTCCACGAAGAACTCAAGAATTTGGTGCTACTTATGCTGAAAGGGGAAACTACAATGGCTCTAGTGCTACCAGTAACCAAGTACTTGAAAGAGCAGAAGAAGCTGAAGCAGTGGAGCAGGAGACCAAACAGTTTGTATGCAACATCTGCCCCTGCAAGTTCTCAACAGGTCAGGCTCTGGGAGGCCACAAGAGAGGTCACAACTATAGAATGCCAGTGGAAAATGCTCCGGGGACAGCAGAAATAGCACCGGTGGATGAAAAAGACGGTGAGATCAATATAGTTCCTGAAAAACTAGACTTGGATCTCAATCAACTTCCTTACGAATCGAACGACGAGTGA
- the LOC137742519 gene encoding uncharacterized protein isoform X1 — MVLMKEIRIVMPVSLEEYQVAQTYMVMKMQKQNTTSTEGVEIVESRPFEDDVFGKGHYSSKIYRLQSKAPGWLTTFAPAEALILQEEAWNAYPRCKTGFPSVPLVNCCIPCFLTHFELILMGILVDCKCMANGTVIKCPYFTKFQLTVETVHRADKGHSDNVHGLSKAQLATRDVEIVDIASSARDYWSYIVGTNNTDLSQFTSAKTGRGPLLEEWQDKSDPVMTAYKLVTIDAPYWGFGNKLEQALLLGERALFLESHRNCFSWIDEWFGMTVEQIRESERHRNSETQELGRPPLVKSLEDFDQRLLPESEEIYSGQRAQLST; from the exons ATGGTTCTGATGAAGGAAAT TCGTATTGTCATGCCCGTGTCATTGGAAGAG TATCAAGTAGCCCAGACGTACATGGTCATGAAGATGCAGAAACAGAACACGACCAGTACCGAAGGCGTGGAAATAGTAGAGAGTAGACCCTTTGAAGATGATGTATTTGGAAAGGGTCACTACAGTTCTAAAATTTATCGTCTACAAAG CAAAGCTCCTGGTTGGCTTACCACTTTTGCACCAGCAGAAGCTCTCATCTTGCAAGAGGAAGCCTGGAACGCATACCCAAGATGCAAAACAGGTTTTCCAAGCGTTCCTTTAGTCAATTGTTGTATACCTTGTTTTTTAACACACTTCGAACTTATTCTAATGGGGATTTTGGTTGACTGCAAATGTATGGCCAATGGCACAGTAATTAAG TGCCCATACTTCACCAAGTTTCAGCTGACTGTCGAAACTGTTCACAGAGCTGACAAGGGCCATTCGGATAAT GTTCACGGTCTAAGCAAAGCACAATTAGCAACTAGGGATGTGGAAATTGTTGATATTGCTTCATCAGCAAGAGATTACTGGAGTTACATAGTTGGCACTAACAACACGGACTTATCTCAATTTACATCAGCGAAAACTGGACGTGGTCCACTTTTAGAGGAATGGCAG GATAAGTCGGATCCAGTTATGACAGCCTACAAACTGGTCACCATTGATGCACCATATTGGGGTTTTGGCAATAAACTTGAACAAGCTTTGCTATTG GGTGAAAGGGCTCTTTTCCTAGAAAGCCATCGGAATTGTTTTTCTTGGATTGATGAATGGTTTGGAATGACAGTTGAACAGATACGTGAAAGTGAACGACATAGAAACTCAGAG ACCCAGGAACTTGGGAGGCCACCTTTGGTGAAGAGTCTAGAAGATTTTGACCAGAGATTATTACCCGAAAGTGAAGAAATTTATAGCGGGCAGAGAGCTCAACTTTCAACTTAA
- the LOC137742519 gene encoding uncharacterized protein isoform X2: protein MVLMKEIRIVMPVSLEEYQVAQTYMVMKMQKQNTTSTEGVEIVESRPFEDDVFGKGHYSSKIYRLQSKAPGWLTTFAPAEALILQEEAWNAYPRCKTGFPSVPLVNCCIPCFLTHFELILMGILVDCKCMANGTVIKCPYFTKFQLTVETVHRADKGHSDNDKSDPVMTAYKLVTIDAPYWGFGNKLEQALLLGERALFLESHRNCFSWIDEWFGMTVEQIRESERHRNSETQELGRPPLVKSLEDFDQRLLPESEEIYSGQRAQLST from the exons ATGGTTCTGATGAAGGAAAT TCGTATTGTCATGCCCGTGTCATTGGAAGAG TATCAAGTAGCCCAGACGTACATGGTCATGAAGATGCAGAAACAGAACACGACCAGTACCGAAGGCGTGGAAATAGTAGAGAGTAGACCCTTTGAAGATGATGTATTTGGAAAGGGTCACTACAGTTCTAAAATTTATCGTCTACAAAG CAAAGCTCCTGGTTGGCTTACCACTTTTGCACCAGCAGAAGCTCTCATCTTGCAAGAGGAAGCCTGGAACGCATACCCAAGATGCAAAACAGGTTTTCCAAGCGTTCCTTTAGTCAATTGTTGTATACCTTGTTTTTTAACACACTTCGAACTTATTCTAATGGGGATTTTGGTTGACTGCAAATGTATGGCCAATGGCACAGTAATTAAG TGCCCATACTTCACCAAGTTTCAGCTGACTGTCGAAACTGTTCACAGAGCTGACAAGGGCCATTCGGATAAT GATAAGTCGGATCCAGTTATGACAGCCTACAAACTGGTCACCATTGATGCACCATATTGGGGTTTTGGCAATAAACTTGAACAAGCTTTGCTATTG GGTGAAAGGGCTCTTTTCCTAGAAAGCCATCGGAATTGTTTTTCTTGGATTGATGAATGGTTTGGAATGACAGTTGAACAGATACGTGAAAGTGAACGACATAGAAACTCAGAG ACCCAGGAACTTGGGAGGCCACCTTTGGTGAAGAGTCTAGAAGATTTTGACCAGAGATTATTACCCGAAAGTGAAGAAATTTATAGCGGGCAGAGAGCTCAACTTTCAACTTAA